One Leishmania donovani BPK282A1 complete genome, chromosome 15 genomic window carries:
- a CDS encoding histone H4 — protein MAKGKRSADAKSSQKRQKKVLRDNIRGITRGCVRRMARRGGVKRISSEVYEEVRRVLKAYVEDIVRCSTAYTEYARKKTVTACDVVNALRKQGHILYGYA, from the coding sequence ATGGCCAAGGGCAAGCGTTCCGCTGATGCCAAGAGCAGCCAGAAGCGAcagaagaaggtgctgcgcgacaacaTCCGCGGCATCActcgcggctgcgtccgccgcatggcgcgccgcggtggcgtgaAGCGCATCTCGAGCGAGGTCTACgaagaggtgcgccgcgtgctgaaGGCCTACGTGGAGGACAttgtgcgctgcagcacggcctaCACCGAGTACGCGCGCAAGAAGACCGTGACGGCGTGCGATGTTGTgaacgcgctgcgcaagcaagGCCACATCCTCTACGGCTATGCGTAA